A genomic stretch from Bosea sp. F3-2 includes:
- a CDS encoding tripartite tricarboxylate transporter substrate binding protein, producing MSDFINRRRVLKGAAAAGAASLIAAPAIAQANYPSRPITMICPWGAGGGTDATARIVAQLLEKDLGQPVNVVNRTGGSGVVGHSAIATAAPDGYNIGMLTVEIAMMHHQGLTELTPSSYVPLALMNEDPPGVQVSASGPYKDIKALADAIKAAPRGKLKASGTGQGGIWHLALIGWLVSMGLKPDHVAWVPSNGAAPAMQDLAAGGLDIVTCSVPEGRAMIDAGKAKSLAIMASARNPQFKDVPTLNETLGINYSIGAWRGIGAPKGLPAELQAKLTASLKKAFESKEYQDFMNSRGFGMKFADGPGFASFMAESDKSMASAMKAAGLAKG from the coding sequence ATGAGTGATTTCATCAACAGGCGTCGTGTGCTCAAGGGCGCGGCCGCGGCCGGCGCTGCGAGCCTGATCGCGGCGCCCGCCATCGCGCAGGCGAATTATCCCTCGCGGCCGATCACCATGATCTGCCCCTGGGGCGCGGGCGGCGGCACGGACGCCACCGCGCGCATCGTCGCGCAGCTTCTGGAGAAGGATCTCGGCCAACCGGTCAACGTCGTCAACCGCACGGGCGGTTCGGGCGTGGTCGGCCATTCGGCAATCGCGACGGCGGCGCCGGACGGCTACAATATCGGCATGCTGACGGTCGAGATCGCGATGATGCACCATCAGGGCCTGACCGAGCTGACGCCGTCGAGCTATGTGCCGCTCGCGCTGATGAACGAGGACCCGCCGGGCGTGCAGGTCTCGGCCTCCGGCCCCTACAAGGACATCAAGGCGCTGGCCGATGCGATCAAGGCGGCGCCTCGCGGCAAGCTCAAGGCTTCCGGCACCGGCCAGGGCGGCATCTGGCATCTCGCCTTGATTGGCTGGCTCGTTTCCATGGGGCTGAAGCCTGATCATGTCGCCTGGGTGCCGTCGAATGGCGCGGCACCTGCGATGCAGGATCTCGCCGCCGGCGGCCTCGACATCGTCACCTGCTCGGTGCCTGAAGGCCGGGCGATGATCGATGCTGGCAAGGCGAAATCGCTGGCGATCATGGCGAGCGCGCGCAACCCGCAGTTCAAGGACGTGCCGACGCTGAACGAGACGCTCGGCATCAACTATTCGATCGGCGCCTGGCGTGGCATCGGTGCGCCGAAGGGCTTGCCAGCCGAGCTGCAGGCCAAGCTGACGGCCTCGCTGAAGAAGGCCTTCGAGTCGAAGGAATACCAGGACTTCATGAACTCCCGCGGCTTCGGCATGAAGTTCGCGGACGGGCCGGGCTTCGCGTCCTTCATGGCCGAGAGCGACAAGTCGATGGCCTCCGCCATGAAGGCGGCAGGGCTCGCCAAGGGCTAA